One Coffea arabica cultivar ET-39 chromosome 5e, Coffea Arabica ET-39 HiFi, whole genome shotgun sequence DNA segment encodes these proteins:
- the LOC113687712 gene encoding DEK domain-containing chromatin-associated protein 3-like isoform X2, giving the protein MGEEDAVPEVAEATANGEAAPEEKSGTGAEKVEKEEVTEMEEDKKDDENVEVQKMDVDKEGEETEEKKEEFEGEEKEGKVEEGNEENKGEEVEEDAGTKVNEENEEEKVEAEVDGLKEEKENLEDVKEDKESVKEQKGSKKRSKRKPVSGEKDKSKKKEVEKKKKEEPKTPAAPAIERPVRERKSVERLVAAIDNEGAKEFRIEKGHGTALKDIPNVAYKLARKKSDDTFKLLHTILFGRRGKATQIKSNISRFSGFVWHDNEEKQKIKVKEKLDKCVKEKLLEICDVLDIPVVKTNTRKEDIVVKLIEFLEAPHATSDELLADKELSSKGKKRKRVSKGSGSATGSTPSKSSAKSQKKTDTASEKGEKKDVSESEDESEEVEEEEEEQEEADEEENANGVPEKSDDELSDQAESDKEHESEANSEEEKGKDKHGSKKAPTKEDSAGSSKSKRVSTPKKSSPPSKSTPSKTPPSRSKVTQKTISSPKVSSKKKTMEVDAKERTSTAKKSASKESTGKKVDKGREKPKEEKLKPSDAALRKAICEILKEVDFNTATFTDILKQLAPGFDRTSQLRPWRVMRDSFCKTV; this is encoded by the exons atggGAGAGGAAGATGCTGTGCCTGAGGTAGCAGAGGCCACAGCAAATGGGGAAGCTGCTCCAGAGGAAAAGAGTGGAACAGGGgcagagaaggtggaaaaagaagaagtaaCTGAAATGGAAGAGGACAAGAAAGATGATGAGAATGTTGAGGTTCAGAAAATGGATGTAGACAAAGAAGgtgaagaaactgaagaaaagaaagaagaatttgagggagaagaaaaagagggcaaAGTGGAAGAAGGAAATGAAGAGAATAAGGGTGAGGAGGTGGAAGAGGATGCAGGCACTAAAGTGAATGAAGAGAATGAGGAGGAGAAGGTTGAAGCAGAAGTTGACGGATtgaaagaggaaaaggaaaacttGGAAGATGTTAAAGAGGATAAAGAAAGTGTTAAAGAGCAGAAAGGTTCAAAAAAGCGTTCAAAAAGAAAGCCCGTTTCTGGGGAAAAGgacaaaagcaagaaaaaggaggtggaaaagaaaaagaaagaggagccAAAAACTCCTGCTGCTCCTGCAATTGAACGGCCTGTACGTGAAAGGAAATCTGTAGAGAGGCTGGTGGCAGCAATTGACAATGAAGGTGCCAAAGAATTCCGTATTGAAAAG GGTCATGGAACTGCTCTAAAAGATATCCCTAATG TGGCATACAAATTAGCAAGGAAGAAGAGTGATGATACTTTCAAGTTGCTGCATACAATACTGTTTGGGAGGAGAGGAAAG GCAACTCAGATCAAGAGTAACATTTCACGGTTTTCTGGCTTTGTTTGGCATGATAATGAG gaaaaacaaaaaataaaagtaaaagaaaagttGGACAAGTGTGTGAAAGAGAAATTGTTGGAGATATGTGATGTGCTTGATATACCAGTTGTGAAGACTAATACAAGGAAG GAAGATATTGTTGTAAAGTTAATAGAATTTTTGGAGGCTCCTCATGCTACATCTGATGAGTTGCTTGCTGACAAGGAACTG TCAAGTAAAGGGAAGAAGCGAAAGAGGGTCAGTAAAGGTAGTGGATCTGCAACGGGAAGCACACCTTCAAAAAGCTCAGCTAAG AGTCAAAAAAAGACTGACACTGCATCTGAAAAAGGCGAGAAAAAGGATGTGTCTGAATCGGAAGACGAATCAGAAGAagtagaggaagaagaagaggaacaGGAGGAAGCAGATGAGGAGGAGAATGCTAATGGTGTACCAGAAAAATCAGATGATGAGTTGTCTGATCAAGCTGAAAGTGACAAGGAACATGAGTCTGAAGCTAATTCTgaggaggaaaaaggaaaggacAAGCATGGCTCTAAGAAGGCACCAACAAAGGAGGACTCTGCAGGAAGCTCTAAGAGTAAAAGAGTTTCTACACCTAAAAAGTCGAGTCCACCATCCAAGTCCACACCTTCCAAGACACCACCAAGTCGTTCGAAGGTCACTCAAAAAACCATTTCCAGCCCAAAGGTGTCctcaaagaagaagacaatGGAAGTAGATGCTAAGGAGAGGACCTCAACTGCCAAGAAATCTGCGTCCAAAGAGAGTACTG GTAAAAAGGTTGACAAAGGGAGAGAAAAgcctaaagaagaaaaattgaagcCGAGCGATGCTGCACTCAGAAAGGCGATTTGTGAAATTCTTAAAGAGGTTGACTTTAACACG GCTACGTTTACTGACATTTTGAAGCAACTTG CTCCTGGATTTGATAGAACATCACAACTTAGGCCTTGGAGGGTGATGAGAGATTCATTCTGTAAGACAGTTTAG
- the LOC113743431 gene encoding nuclear transcription factor Y subunit B-3-like, whose translation MADSDNESGGNRDGNNLSESSPREQDRFLPIANVSRIMKKALPANAKISKDAKETVQECVSEFISFITGEASDKCQREKRKTINGDDLLWAMTTLGFEDYVEPLKIYLQRFRDMEGEKSAMAGRQEKEGGGGNGSVVNMGNSGGSYVGEGGGGMYGGATGLMMGTAHQQQHHQGHVYGSGVYNQMPGGGPGKVGSGYLGSGSSAPGRPR comes from the coding sequence ATGGCTGATTCTGACAACGAGTCCGGAGGAAACAGAGATGGCAACAACCTCAGTGAAAGCTCTCCCAGAGAACAAGACAGGTTTCTTCCCATAGCGAACGTCAGCAGAATCATGAAGAAAGCTTTGCCTGCAAATGCAAAGATATCAAAAGATGCTAAAGAAACAGTTCAAGAGTGTGTTTCTGAGTTCATCAGCTTCATCACCGGAGAAGCCTCTGACAAGTGTCAAAGGGAGAAGAGGAAGACCATCAACGGTGATGATTTGTTGTGGGCCATGACCACTCTGGGGTTTGAAGATTATGTGGAGCCCTTGAAGATTTATTTGCAGAGGTTTAGGGACATGGAAGGGGAGAAGAGTGCCATGGCCGGACGGCAGGAGAAAGAAGGCGGCGGGGGGAATGGCAGCGTTGTGAATATGGGGAATTCTGGGGGAAGTTATGTAGGGGAGGGTGGCGGTGGGATGTATGGGGGTGCAACCGGGCTCATGATGGGGACAGCGCATCAGCAGCAGCATCATCAGGGGCACGTGTACGGCTCTGGGGTTTACAACCAGATGCCTGGTGGGGGGCCCGGAAAGGTTGGATCGGGTTACCTGGGATCCGGTTCATCTGCCCCAGGAAGGCCAAGGTAG
- the LOC113687712 gene encoding DEK domain-containing chromatin-associated protein 4-like isoform X1 has protein sequence MGEEDAVPEVAEATANGEAAPEEKSGTGAEKVEKEEVTEMEEDKKDDENVEVQKMDVDKEGEETEEKKEEFEGEEKEGKVEEGNEENKGEEVEEDAGTKVNEENEEEKVEAEVDGLKEEKENLEDVKEDKESVKEQKGSKKRSKRKPVSGEKDKSKKKEVEKKKKEEPKTPAAPAIERPVRERKSVERLVAAIDNEGAKEFRIEKGHGTALKDIPNVAYKLARKKSDDTFKLLHTILFGRRGKATQIKSNISRFSGFVWHDNEEKQKIKVKEKLDKCVKEKLLEICDVLDIPVVKTNTRKEDIVVKLIEFLEAPHATSDELLADKELSSKGKKRKRVSKGSGSATGSTPSKSSAKSQKKTDTASEKGEKKDVSESEDESEEVEEEEEEQEEADEEENANGVPEKSDDELSDQAESDKEHESEANSEEEKGKDKHGSKKAPTKEDSAGSSKSKRVSTPKKSSPPSKSTPSKTPPSRSKVTQKTISSPKVSSKKKTMEVDAKERTSTAKKSASKESTGKKVDKGREKPKEEKLKPSDAALRKAICEILKEVDFNTATFTDILKQLAKKFNTDLTPRKSSIKLMIQDELTKLADEADDEEDEGDAEKDERQPSSQDVVA, from the exons atggGAGAGGAAGATGCTGTGCCTGAGGTAGCAGAGGCCACAGCAAATGGGGAAGCTGCTCCAGAGGAAAAGAGTGGAACAGGGgcagagaaggtggaaaaagaagaagtaaCTGAAATGGAAGAGGACAAGAAAGATGATGAGAATGTTGAGGTTCAGAAAATGGATGTAGACAAAGAAGgtgaagaaactgaagaaaagaaagaagaatttgagggagaagaaaaagagggcaaAGTGGAAGAAGGAAATGAAGAGAATAAGGGTGAGGAGGTGGAAGAGGATGCAGGCACTAAAGTGAATGAAGAGAATGAGGAGGAGAAGGTTGAAGCAGAAGTTGACGGATtgaaagaggaaaaggaaaacttGGAAGATGTTAAAGAGGATAAAGAAAGTGTTAAAGAGCAGAAAGGTTCAAAAAAGCGTTCAAAAAGAAAGCCCGTTTCTGGGGAAAAGgacaaaagcaagaaaaaggaggtggaaaagaaaaagaaagaggagccAAAAACTCCTGCTGCTCCTGCAATTGAACGGCCTGTACGTGAAAGGAAATCTGTAGAGAGGCTGGTGGCAGCAATTGACAATGAAGGTGCCAAAGAATTCCGTATTGAAAAG GGTCATGGAACTGCTCTAAAAGATATCCCTAATG TGGCATACAAATTAGCAAGGAAGAAGAGTGATGATACTTTCAAGTTGCTGCATACAATACTGTTTGGGAGGAGAGGAAAG GCAACTCAGATCAAGAGTAACATTTCACGGTTTTCTGGCTTTGTTTGGCATGATAATGAG gaaaaacaaaaaataaaagtaaaagaaaagttGGACAAGTGTGTGAAAGAGAAATTGTTGGAGATATGTGATGTGCTTGATATACCAGTTGTGAAGACTAATACAAGGAAG GAAGATATTGTTGTAAAGTTAATAGAATTTTTGGAGGCTCCTCATGCTACATCTGATGAGTTGCTTGCTGACAAGGAACTG TCAAGTAAAGGGAAGAAGCGAAAGAGGGTCAGTAAAGGTAGTGGATCTGCAACGGGAAGCACACCTTCAAAAAGCTCAGCTAAG AGTCAAAAAAAGACTGACACTGCATCTGAAAAAGGCGAGAAAAAGGATGTGTCTGAATCGGAAGACGAATCAGAAGAagtagaggaagaagaagaggaacaGGAGGAAGCAGATGAGGAGGAGAATGCTAATGGTGTACCAGAAAAATCAGATGATGAGTTGTCTGATCAAGCTGAAAGTGACAAGGAACATGAGTCTGAAGCTAATTCTgaggaggaaaaaggaaaggacAAGCATGGCTCTAAGAAGGCACCAACAAAGGAGGACTCTGCAGGAAGCTCTAAGAGTAAAAGAGTTTCTACACCTAAAAAGTCGAGTCCACCATCCAAGTCCACACCTTCCAAGACACCACCAAGTCGTTCGAAGGTCACTCAAAAAACCATTTCCAGCCCAAAGGTGTCctcaaagaagaagacaatGGAAGTAGATGCTAAGGAGAGGACCTCAACTGCCAAGAAATCTGCGTCCAAAGAGAGTACTG GTAAAAAGGTTGACAAAGGGAGAGAAAAgcctaaagaagaaaaattgaagcCGAGCGATGCTGCACTCAGAAAGGCGATTTGTGAAATTCTTAAAGAGGTTGACTTTAACACG GCTACGTTTACTGACATTTTGAAGCAACTTG CCAAGAAATTCAATACAGATCTCACGCCCAGAAAATCATCTATAAAGCTCATGATCCAGGATGAGCTTACAAAACTAGCTGATGAAGCAGATGATGAGGAAGACGAGGGTGATGCTGAAAAAGATGAAAGACAGCCTTCAAGCCAAGATGTTGTGGCCTGA